The Raphanus sativus cultivar WK10039 chromosome 6, ASM80110v3, whole genome shotgun sequence sequence aacatataattaattttccaTATATCAAACTAAAACAATTTCACTAGTCCGTACCTGAAAGGATGACTAAATCTTTCTCGTTGAGTCCCTTTGTACGGAAATCAGTGATAAGCTTGGCGATGTTATCAAAAGGTGATGGCAAGTTAACCTCATTGATATTAGAAACCCTACCGTCTCTTCTCCCCGTTTCTACTTCCCATGTTGGTCCTTCAAGCTAAAGaagtaacatatttaatacaaaGAACTTTATTAGTGTAGATATTCTAATGATTGATCATGTGAAGGTAACTTACTGCAACCATTGCGTCCCTAGCAATAAGGGCTAAGATATCAGAGCATGAAACTATGCCAGGACACACTTTTTCTAGAGCCGCCTTGGAATCGTCTATGATGCCAAACCCTCGAAGGCTTAGGTTAGGAACCGCATTCTTCTCGGCTTGATTGTTTGATGAATCTAACAAGATTGATCCGTCACATCCCTGTTGATATTTTTGATTCACGATCATTAGACCATCGCTTCACCAACAGTGTTAAGAAAGTGCGACGTAGTGAAGTATATTAAAGTCAAGAGCCACTTACACGAACGAAGCAGTCGTGGAAGAACATTCTAAGCAAAGGAGCACCAAGCGTAGGAGCTTTCTTCATCGCAGCGAACACGACCTTTCTAACAATACCCTCGGCATGCGGGCATGTTTTGCCGTAGAAGCCTACTTTCAAGCCTTGTGCATTGGCTTCTGCTATCAACAACACTaagagaaagcaagagacaacTAGTCGCTTCGATGcaaccattttaaaaaaattctatttagCTTCTAGCTATCTAGCTTTTTTTGCTCGATTGGTGATGAATTGTTGATGAAGACTGAAGGTATTTATACTGAATTATGTAAACCGAAATTGTTATATTGTGAGAGTTTGTGGTTAGAACATTGATATTAAATTAACATCAAAATGTAGTTGACTATGATCGGTCTGCGGTGTCTTTTTGATGTTTGTTATGCTCAAATCATTGTTCACAGAAATTAAAATGAAGGCAAATTGACAAAAGTCATCCCTTGTTTGTGGATATACTATTTGTATGTTGGCATAGATATAATACTTATGTTTTTCTTTCAAATGCATGATGTGTACTGCCACCAGAACCAAATGACTGCCTA is a genomic window containing:
- the LOC108808176 gene encoding peroxidase 27; translation: MVASKRLVVSCFLLVLLIAEANAQGLKVGFYGKTCPHAEGIVRKVVFAAMKKAPTLGAPLLRMFFHDCFVRGCDGSILLDSSNNQAEKNAVPNLSLRGFGIIDDSKAALEKVCPGIVSCSDILALIARDAMVALEGPTWEVETGRRDGRVSNINEVNLPSPFDNIAKLITDFRTKGLNEKDLVILSGGHTIGMGHCPLMTNRLYNFTGRGDSDPSLDSEYAANLRKKCKPTDTTTALEMDPGSFKTFDVSYFKLVAKRRGLFQSDAALLDNSKTRAYVLQQARGSTFFHDFGVSMVKMGRIGVLTGRAGEIRKMCRVPN